The following is a genomic window from Coriobacteriaceae bacterium.
ACGGTTGGGGAAGATCTTGACGTCTTTAAACCTGCCCGAACCTTTGTCCTGGAACAGCAGCGTGTTGTTGTCCATGCGCGTCACTCCCGTGAGGTTCGCTAAAACTGCCTCTATGGTCACATTTTAACCACCACAAATCCTTTTCGCGGTCGTGCGCAGAGCACTAAATCGTGTCCGCACGAGCAAATAAACTAACTACCGCAAGGAATATTTGCAGATATCCAAGAATGGCGACACAAAACAAAGGATTAGCAATGGCTAAGATTTAAGCCTAAAAACCTTAGGAAGTGCTAATATATAGTTATTGAAAGAGGCTGAGATGCAGAGACGCGAATTGATCCGTATCCTCGAAGAAGCCGGCTTCATCTCGAAAGGAGGCACTAATCACGAGAAGTTCGTCAAAGGAGATAAACTCGTGCTCGTGAAACGCCACCGAGAGATTGAGGATCAAATTGCCAAAAGAATCCTAAGGCAGGCAGGGCTTCGATAGCTCATCCTCATCACATTTCGCATCGCTTTTTAGAGGAGGTCTTACATGGTTTACGTATGGGAATTTGAGTTCTTTGATTCGGACGGCATGATCGATGCCGTGCCATGTGGCTCGCTAGGCGGAGGAGGAACGTTTGGCTCCGACTTAAACGACGCTGTCGAAAGCGCCGCCGATTTTCTCGCATGCATGGTCGACGATCACCTTATGGGCGGTGTCGATCTTCCCGCGCCGGACTTTGGACACCAGCCACAACACGGCGGCAAGATTATCGCCGTGGCCGTCAGCCGCGAGCTCGGCGACATCCCCGCCGTCACCGCAGCGGACGCCGCTCGCATGCTTGGCGTTAGCACGGCAAGGGTATCGCAGCTGATAAATGCTGGGCTGTTGGATTCTTGGAAGGACGGCACCAAGCGCATGGTGTCCAAAGCTTCCATCGAGGCACGACTCGCCGACGCGCCAAAGGCGGGGCGCCCGAAAGAGACACCTGTTGCTGTGTAAAGTGATATCAACGATTGCCTTTGTTATTTGACACGTCTAACAGCTGGGTTCTCTCAATTTGGGACTCATTGCGCCCCGAATTGAGCTGACTCATTATCGCAGGCCATGCGCAACCCCAACCCCGATGGCATCTCACACCACCTGGCATAAGAGGAGTTTTTCATGACAGACAGACCGAAAGCCACAGTGCGCGACTGCGTCTATGGGCTCGCCGTTGGCGATGCATTGGGCGTCCCTTATGAGTTCAGGCCCCGCGGCACGTTCGAATGCACCGACATGGTCGGCTACGGCACGCACGGGCAGCCCGCGGGCACCTGGAGCGACGATACATCCATGACGCTTGCCATTTGCGATTCGATTAGGGAGCTTGGGTGCATCGACACCGCGGACATGCGCGATAAGTTCGTGAGCTGGATTGACCGCGGCGAGTATACGATAGACGGCGTCTTCGATTACGGCGGCACGACCGCCCGCGCACTTCGCTCTGGCAAGGGTGGCTCCGGCGAGCGCGACAACGGCAACGGCTCGCTCATGCGCATCGCACCCCTAACGTTCACCGACGCGACGGACGAAGAGATCTGCGAGGTCTCCGCGATTACGCACGCCCATAGAACGTCAACCGACGCATGCGTCATATTTGTCGAGCTGATGAGGGGCGTGATGAACGGCGAGCTTCCCTCGTGGGTGCTCCACCTGAAAGACGCACCCGAGCACGAAATCAGGTCTGGCGGCTTCGTGCTTGACACGCTTAAGGCCGCTACCTGGTGCTTCGTCAACACTAAAAGCTACGAGCAATGCGTGCTCGCCGCCGTTAACCTAGGCGACGACACCGACACCACCGCAGCCGTCGCCGGCGCCCTCGCGGGTACGGCCTATGGCATGGACGCAATTCCGCAAGAGTGGGTCGACACCCTGCGCGGTAAAGAGCTGATTGAGAGATGTCTGTTTTAGGGCGCCCCTCAAACTAAATCTCGAGAAGCATCCGTATCGCACAAAAACGGGGCAGCCCGCACTCCTGCAAACTGCCCCGTAGCCCCGGCTTTCACGTCGCAGCGCCAACCGGCACCACTCCCCTACTTCCCAAAAATCGCAGCGAGCAAGCCCTTGCGTTTGGGCTTTTCTTCTCGGTAGGAACCCTCGGCAACCGCTGCAACCTGGCGCGGTTGCTCGCCGCCTCCACGGCGCACGATCTGGTACAGAAACGGCGACTTAACGTATTTGACCTCGATGGGCGTGGCATGCACGGTGCTCTCACCGGACAGATGCAGGCTCGGATTGAGCGGCGCCACGACGTGCGTTTCGCGCTTGTCACTAAACACCACCGCGGCCGCGCGGCCCGTCTGTCCGTTTACGGCAATGCGCACCTGCTCGTCATCGCGGCCGTCCGTCGCCGGACGATCGACAAAGTAGACCGGCACCATCACCAGGCCATCCTTATGCTTGCGGGCCTTGCGCGCCCAGGTTCGGATGCTCTTTTTATTGAGCCCCAGTACGGCCTCGGCATCGTTGCCCGCAACGTCGAGCGCCAACTTATCAATGACAACCTGGTCCTTGGTAGATGCATCGACGGAGACGACGCGGAAGTCGCCTTCCTGCATGGCGGGATCGAACGGACCGACCTTGGCAAAGTCCCACGGCTCCAAAATGCCCATGAGGCGAACGTCCAGGTAGTTTGCCCTGGGGTATGCCCAGTCGAGCACCTCGTAGTACACCAGGGTTTCCTTGCTCAGGCCCTTGCCCGGGAAGCTCGCCATCATGCGCAGGTCCGCCAGCGCCATGGGGAAATAGAAGAGCATCATGTCGTTTTGGATCGCATCTTCCACGTCGTGCCCGGCAAAGGCATCCGGGTACTGGCGCACCAGCTGCAGCGCGTTGGCACGTGCCTGCTGCGGCGAGATTTCGCAGGGAATACCCTGATCCGGCACATACTCCGCACCCACGCCCATGGTCAGACGCTTGCTAAATGTCCCCGGCTTGAGCAGGTCGGCAATGCCGATCTTGTTGCCGCAGGACGGGCACTCAAACACGCGCTGGGTCGACTCGCCCTCAAAGGACGCACCACAGAAGGGGCAAGGAATACTCACATGCGTGGCCTCTTGGAACTCCTGCGCCGTGCCGCGATCCTCCCACAGCAGATGTTCCAGGACCGACTGATTGCGCCAGTGCGAATTGAAGAAATACCAGTCCGGGTCCTCCGGGCGCTCGAGTTGCGACACATGCGTGAGCTTGAGCAGTCCATCCACCACCGTCAGCGGCGTATGGCGAATGCCCAGAGCGCTCTTGGGCTCCCCCGCATCAGCCTGCCACGGAACGACCGTGCCGCAATAGGCGCACTCAAAGCTGCGCTTAGCCTGGTGCGAGTACATAGGGCCGCCGCAGTTTTGACATTTAATGGCAAACATCTCGTCCATGGAAACGTCCTCCTTTGCACAGGGGCTGTCGACATTAAGTATGTCGAGCAAGCAGGCACATGCCCATACCCATGTGGCCCAAAATGGACCACCCATGCAGACGAGAAGGCTCGCTCGTTAGCACCGGCAGACTATTGCTGCATTTTCTGAGCATCGGTGCACGGCGCCCCCGCGCGAGCTACACTATCCCCTTAAACATGATTGTGAGGACGACCGCTATGCTATTTGTAAATCGGCTGGTACATACGCTTGTTCCCGGCAGCGAGAGCGAGCCGGTCGATGCATCTTGCCGCACCAACGCGGGCTTTTCCGCAAGCCTCGTCTGCATTGGCCTCAACATCACCCTGTGCCTGGCCAAGGGCATCGCGGGCCTGCTCGCCGGCTCCGTCTCCCTCATCGCCGACGCTTTCAACAACCTCTCCGATGCCTCGAGCAACATCGTGAGTCTGCTCGGGTTCCGCCTTGCCAGCCGCCCGGCAGACGAAGGCCACCCCTATGGCCACGGTCGCTATGAGTACCTAGCCGGCCTGTTCGTCGCCGTCCTGGTTTGCGCCGTCGGCATCAATCTGATCCTCGAGTCGGTCACTAAGATCATCAAGCCTTCCCCCACTGCATATTCGGTGCTCTCCTTAGCCGCCCTCGTCTTGTCCATGCTCGTTAAGCTCTGGATGGCAGCGTTCAACCGCACGCTGGGCGATCGCATCGACTCGGAGACGCTCATCGCCACAGCACAGGACTCCAAAAACGACGTCATCACCTCGGGCTCGGTCTTGGTGGCGGCGCTTATTTCGCAGACGACCGGCTTCGACCTCGATGGCTGGGCAGGCCTGGGTGTGGGCATCTTCATCTGCATCAGCGGCATGGGTCTAGTGCGCGACGCCATCAGCCCGTTGCTGGGGCAAGCGCCCGACCCCAAGCTCGTCCAGGCAATCCGCGACAAGATCATGTCCTATCCACAGGTCTTGGGCACACACGACCTGATGGTGCATGACTACGGCCCCGGTCGTCAGTTTGCCAGCGCCCACGTGGAGATGCCCGGCGAGGGCGACGCATTTGAGCACCACGAGATCCTGGACACCATCGAGCACGACATCAAGCGCCAGATGGGCATTGGCATCACGCTGCACTGCGACCCCATCGCCACCACCGGCGACGACCTGCGCGGCTGGGTCAAGCGCGGCGTCATGCAGATCGATCCCGCGCTCTCCATCCACGACCTGCACGAGCACGACGGGTTCGTTTCGTTTGACCTGGTGCGTCCCGACGGCTTTGACATATCCGACGAGGAGCTGCTGGAGCTCGTCACGCGCATCGTGCACGAGCGCCGGCCCGACGTCTCGTGCGTCGTCACATTTGACTCGGGCTTCAGCTCGCCCGAGCGTCCGGCCGAGCAGCTGTAGCCCGCTTAACAGCTAGTTTCCCTGCGCGCCCGAAATGCCGTTTTGCAGGGCATCCCAGGCGTTCGTTGCCATATCGCCCAGGCTCTGCGCGGTATCGCCGAGATTCTGAGCCGTGTCACCCAGCTCTTGGGCCTTATCCCCAAGCTCCTGTGCCTTGTTGCTCAAGTCCTCCAGCGTATTGGAACTCGAGCTGTCGGTACCGCTTTGGCCGTCGGACGAGTTGCCCGAGCTATTCTTGTGCGTGAGTTGAATTTCGAGGTTGCCGTTGTCGTTATAGTAGGCAGAAGTAACGACCCAGTTGGAATCGACGACGGGCGTTGAGCCATCATCAGTCAGGACCACGGCATTCGAAAGATCGGCGCCGCGCGACTTGAGGAGCTTCTTGGCGTTGGACCAGTACTGCCCCGGGATATCGCTCAGATCGACGGTGCTAGACGAGGCGGATTCGGTTTGCTCGGCAGCGGTATCGGCCGTTGAACTCCCTCGCTTGTTGAGCATGCCCGACACGATGGCAAACACAATCGAGAGGGCAAAGAAGATCGCCAGCACAATCAGGATCTTCTTGATCACGCTCGACGAACGCGACGGCTTCTTCTCCTCGTCCTCGCCATATTGCGGAATCGACTTGGGGTACTCGCGATACGGCTCGCGCGACTCATAGCGAGGCTGCGCCGTGCGAGGCATATACGTCGTCTGCTGAGGCTGCGGAATGGGATTCTGCGGCAGGTCATCATAGGGATTCGGTGTCGAGGCGGCATAAGAATCCTGCGGCGCATAATCAAACGGGTCCGGAGCTGCGTTGCCATAGGGGCCTTGCGAAGATGCAGCATAAGAATCCTGCGCCGTGTCGCCATAGCCCATAACCCGGGTGGGCTCGGCAGAAGGCTGCGTCGCGGCGGGGTCGGTATAACCGCGGTTGGGAACAACGCGGGTCGCATCGGCGCTATCGCCAGCCTGCGCGGAACCGTAGCCGCCCATCACGGTTGTCTTGTCCTGATCCATGCAACGATTCCTTTCCGTCGCGCGTGAGCATCACGTTATCCATGCATTCTACCCGCGCAAAAGCCTATGATGGGCAGAGCCCGTCGGTATCTACAAGACATGCGCGGGCCTAAGGATAAAAAGCCCCGCCGGGCCTTGTGGGCACGGCGGGGCGGACAAGCAGCTATGGGCAGCAGGCTTAGAACAGGCCGGTGATGTTGCCGTCGTTGTCGACGTCGATGTTCTCGGCCGCGGGAACCTTGGGCAGGCCCGGCATGGTCAGAACACTGCCAGTCAGTGCGACCACAAAGTGGGCACCGGCGGAAACCTTGAGCTCGCGCACCGTGATGCGGAAGTTCTCGGGAGCGCCCAGGGCCTTGGCGTTGTCGCTAAAGCTGTACTGCGTCTTGGCCACGCACACCGGCAGGTTGCCAAAGCCGTTCTCGCGCAGCTCGGCGAGCTGGCGCTTGGCGGCCGGCGTAAAGTCAACGCCGTCGGCGCGGTAGACCTTGGTGGCAATGGCCTCAAGAGCGTCGGCCACATCGGCGCCGTCCTCATAGGCAAACTTGAGCTCGCTCGGCTGCTCAATCAGACGCATGACCTCATCGGCAAGCTCGAGCGCGCCCTCGCCGCCCTTGGCCCAGACCTCGGAAAGCTTAACGTTGACGCCGAGCTTCTGGCACTCGGACTCGATGAGTGCAAGCTCGGCCTCGGTGTCCGTCGGGAAGCGGTTGATGGCGACCACGCAGGGCAGACCATAAACGTTCTGGATGTTGTCGACGTGACGCAGCAGGTTGGGCATGCCGGCCTTGAGTGCCTCGAGGTTCTCCTCGTTGAGGTCGGCCTTGGCGACGCCACCGTTGTACTTCAGCGCACGAGCGGTCGCGACGACCACGACGGCGCTGGGGCGAACGCCCGTCATACGGCACTTGATGTCGAGGAACTTCTCGGCACCCAGATCGGCACCGAAGCCGGCCTCGGTAATGGCAACATCGCCAAAGCGCATCGCCATACGCGTGGCCATGATAGAGTTGCAGCCGTGGGCGATGTTGGCGAAGGGGCCGCCGTGGACAAACGCGGGCGTGCCCTCGAGCGTTTGCACCAGGTTGGGCTTGAGCGCGTCCTTAAGCAACGCGGCCATGGCACCCTGGGCCTTAAGGTCGCGGGCACGGACGGGCTCGCCGGCATAGCTGTAGCCGACAACGATCTCGCCCAGGCGCTCCTTGAGGTCATTGATGCTCGTGGACAGGCACAGGATTGCCATGACCTCGGAGGCAACAGTGATGTCGAAGCCATCCTCGCGCGGCACTCCCTGGGCCTTGCCGCCAATGCCGTCAATAACATGGCGCAGCTGACGGTCGTTCATGTCGACAACACGCTTCCAGGTGATGCGCTTAACGTCGATGCCGAGCTGGTTGCCCTGCTGAATATGGTTGTCGAGCATGGCAGCCAGCAGGTTGTTGGCGGCACCAATAGCATGGAAGTCGCCGGTAAAGTGCAGGTTGATATCCTCCATGGGGATCACCTGAGCCCAGCCGCCGCCGGCAGCACCGCCCTTAACACCAAAGACGGGGCCGAGCGAAGGCTCGCGCAGGGCCACGGCACACTTGACGCCGCGACGACGCAGGCCATCGGCCAGACCGATGGTCGTGGTGGTCTTGCCCTCGCCCGCAGGCGTTGGGTTGATAGCGGTCACGAGGACGAGCTTGGCCTGGTGATCGGTCGGCTCGTTGAGCAGCGAATAGTCGACCTTAGCCTTGTCGAAGCCGTACGGAATAAGGTGCTTAACGTCGACGCCGGCGTTCTTGGCCACCTCGGTAATAGGCAGCGGCGTGACAGAACGTGCGATTTCGATGTCAGTAGGCATGGGCGGTCCTTTCGTTACCGAATGAGAAAAAGACCAATTCAGCATAGCACGGGCGCGCAATAGTAAAACACCCATAACCGATGAACGGCGATATGTTTACCCGATGCCCAGCGATAGCCCAACAGCCCGCCAAAACAAAGCGCCCTAAACGGTAGGTTCAATCCCCAGGTGCTCAAAGGTGCGAAGGGTTGCCTGACGGCCCTGCGGCGTACGAATCATCAACCCGCACTGCAGCAGATACGGCTCATAGACATCCTCGAGCGTGCCCGGGTCCTCGCCCACCGCGCTGGCAAGGGTCGTAAGTCCCACGGCACGACCGGAGAACGTCTTAGCGAGCGTCTCCAAAATGCGAATATCCATCCAGTCCAGACCGAGCTCATCGATCTCGAAGAACTCGAGCGCCTGGCGACAGATATCGAGCTCGATGGGGCCGTTGCCGCGCACCTGTGCGTAATCGCGCACGCGCTTGAGCAGGCGGTTGGCAAGACGTGGCGTGCCGCGCGAACGCGAGCCGATCTCGAGTGCACTGGGATGGTCGATCGTCACGCCCAGGATAGTCGCCGAGCGCGTAACAATCTGCGCGAGTTCCTCGACCGTGTAGTAATCCAGGCGATATGAAATGCCAAAGCGGTCGCGCAACGGGCCGGTCAACATGCCTGAGCGGGTCGTTGCCGCCACCAGCGTAAACTTGGGAATATCCAGGCGAATCGAGCGCGCCGCCGGACCCTTGCCAATCACGATATCGAGGGCAAAGTCCTCCATCGCGGGGTACAGGACCTCCTCGACCGAACGGTTGAGGCGGTGGATCTCGTCGATAAACAGCACATCACCCGGCTGCAAGTTAGTAAGGATGGCTGCCAGGTCGCCGGTGCGCGCGATGGCAGGGCCACTCGTGGTCTTGATCTGAGCGCCCAGCTCGTTGGCGATAACCGTAGCCAGCGTGGTCTTGCCCAGACCCGGAGGGCCCGAGAAGATCACGTGGTCGAGCGTCTCGCCACGGCTCTGCGCCGCTTCGATCAACACGCGC
Proteins encoded in this region:
- a CDS encoding helix-turn-helix domain-containing protein; translation: MVYVWEFEFFDSDGMIDAVPCGSLGGGGTFGSDLNDAVESAADFLACMVDDHLMGGVDLPAPDFGHQPQHGGKIIAVAVSRELGDIPAVTAADAARMLGVSTARVSQLINAGLLDSWKDGTKRMVSKASIEARLADAPKAGRPKETPVAV
- a CDS encoding ADP-ribosylglycohydrolase family protein produces the protein MTDRPKATVRDCVYGLAVGDALGVPYEFRPRGTFECTDMVGYGTHGQPAGTWSDDTSMTLAICDSIRELGCIDTADMRDKFVSWIDRGEYTIDGVFDYGGTTARALRSGKGGSGERDNGNGSLMRIAPLTFTDATDEEICEVSAITHAHRTSTDACVIFVELMRGVMNGELPSWVLHLKDAPEHEIRSGGFVLDTLKAATWCFVNTKSYEQCVLAAVNLGDDTDTTAAVAGALAGTAYGMDAIPQEWVDTLRGKELIERCLF
- a CDS encoding cation diffusion facilitator family transporter; this translates as MLFVNRLVHTLVPGSESEPVDASCRTNAGFSASLVCIGLNITLCLAKGIAGLLAGSVSLIADAFNNLSDASSNIVSLLGFRLASRPADEGHPYGHGRYEYLAGLFVAVLVCAVGINLILESVTKIIKPSPTAYSVLSLAALVLSMLVKLWMAAFNRTLGDRIDSETLIATAQDSKNDVITSGSVLVAALISQTTGFDLDGWAGLGVGIFICISGMGLVRDAISPLLGQAPDPKLVQAIRDKIMSYPQVLGTHDLMVHDYGPGRQFASAHVEMPGEGDAFEHHEILDTIEHDIKRQMGIGITLHCDPIATTGDDLRGWVKRGVMQIDPALSIHDLHEHDGFVSFDLVRPDGFDISDEELLELVTRIVHERRPDVSCVVTFDSGFSSPERPAEQL
- a CDS encoding formate--tetrahydrofolate ligase, which translates into the protein MPTDIEIARSVTPLPITEVAKNAGVDVKHLIPYGFDKAKVDYSLLNEPTDHQAKLVLVTAINPTPAGEGKTTTTIGLADGLRRRGVKCAVALREPSLGPVFGVKGGAAGGGWAQVIPMEDINLHFTGDFHAIGAANNLLAAMLDNHIQQGNQLGIDVKRITWKRVVDMNDRQLRHVIDGIGGKAQGVPREDGFDITVASEVMAILCLSTSINDLKERLGEIVVGYSYAGEPVRARDLKAQGAMAALLKDALKPNLVQTLEGTPAFVHGGPFANIAHGCNSIMATRMAMRFGDVAITEAGFGADLGAEKFLDIKCRMTGVRPSAVVVVATARALKYNGGVAKADLNEENLEALKAGMPNLLRHVDNIQNVYGLPCVVAINRFPTDTEAELALIESECQKLGVNVKLSEVWAKGGEGALELADEVMRLIEQPSELKFAYEDGADVADALEAIATKVYRADGVDFTPAAKRQLAELRENGFGNLPVCVAKTQYSFSDNAKALGAPENFRITVRELKVSAGAHFVVALTGSVLTMPGLPKVPAAENIDVDNDGNITGLF
- the ruvB gene encoding Holliday junction branch migration DNA helicase RuvB — translated: MWEADDSQDLWATPGNSPAASMAHGERMVGSELTAEDLDVDRTLRPQRLDDYCGQEHIKQSLRVLIEAAQSRGETLDHVIFSGPPGLGKTTLATVIANELGAQIKTTSGPAIARTGDLAAILTNLQPGDVLFIDEIHRLNRSVEEVLYPAMEDFALDIVIGKGPAARSIRLDIPKFTLVAATTRSGMLTGPLRDRFGISYRLDYYTVEELAQIVTRSATILGVTIDHPSALEIGSRSRGTPRLANRLLKRVRDYAQVRGNGPIELDICRQALEFFEIDELGLDWMDIRILETLAKTFSGRAVGLTTLASAVGEDPGTLEDVYEPYLLQCGLMIRTPQGRQATLRTFEHLGIEPTV